From the Halorubellus sp. JP-L1 genome, one window contains:
- a CDS encoding IclR family transcriptional regulator codes for MERAVDGDVPVKSLQTTFEIITVLREQDGAGISTLSDLTGLPVSTVHDHVRTLERLGYVVSREDEYCLGIRFLELGGYARSTRRVYDVSVTEVEKLAYDTGEHANLLVEENGFGHFLYQAKGDDAVRLETVTGERVHLHATALGKAILAHLPQDRVAEIIDRRGLPARTNTTITEREALFEELDVVREQGYATEDEEYVRGMRCVAAPIRDEDGEVLGAISSSGPVSRMQGQRFTEEIPDTVRRTTNIVEVNINHS; via the coding sequence ATGGAACGGGCTGTCGACGGGGACGTACCCGTCAAGTCACTGCAGACGACGTTCGAGATCATCACCGTCCTCCGAGAACAGGATGGAGCCGGGATCTCGACACTCAGCGACCTGACGGGACTACCCGTGAGCACAGTCCACGACCACGTTCGCACGCTGGAACGGCTGGGGTACGTCGTCAGTCGCGAAGACGAGTACTGCCTCGGCATTCGATTCCTCGAGCTAGGGGGCTACGCGAGGAGTACGAGGAGGGTATACGACGTCTCGGTCACCGAAGTCGAGAAGCTCGCCTACGATACTGGAGAGCACGCCAATCTTCTCGTCGAGGAGAACGGCTTCGGGCACTTCCTCTATCAGGCGAAGGGCGACGACGCAGTCCGGCTCGAAACCGTCACCGGCGAACGCGTTCACCTCCACGCGACTGCACTGGGCAAAGCGATCCTCGCGCATCTACCGCAGGACCGCGTCGCGGAGATCATCGACCGGCGCGGACTACCTGCGCGGACGAATACGACGATCACCGAGCGGGAAGCCCTCTTCGAGGAACTGGACGTCGTTCGAGAGCAGGGATACGCGACGGAGGACGAGGAGTACGTCAGGGGAATGCGGTGCGTTGCAGCACCGATACGCGACGAGGACGGCGAGGTGCTCGGGGCGATCAGCAGTTCCGGGCCGGTGAGTCGGATGCAGGGACAGCGATTCACGGAGGAGATCCCGGACACTGTACGGAGGACCACGAACATCGTCGAAGTCAACATCAACCACTCCTGA
- the pdhA gene encoding pyruvate dehydrogenase (acetyl-transferring) E1 component subunit alpha, with protein MAKRNGESDPYSVLDADGRLEDEAAMSYFSDDLLRELYEDVKLARQYDRRAVSLQRQGRMGTYPPMYGHEGAQVASTHALDDSDWLFPSYRENGAVITRGVDISRNLMNWMGHPAGKSYSEVENVFPLANPIATQLPHATGVAWASKLAGDELAALCHFGDGATSEGDFHEAMNFAGVFDVPAVFFCNNNQWAISVPRERQTASATIAQKAAAYGFDGVRVDGMDPLAVYVVTHDALAKAKRSDGTEPRPTLIEAELYRLGAHSTSDDPGVYRDESQTEAWKEKDPLSRLESFLRRTGRIDDEAIDAIEAKNRRRIDDAIDVAEAFESTPDEIFEEVYEELTSRLEAQSTELSDLLEQLDFPDTDH; from the coding sequence TTGGCAAAACGTAACGGCGAAAGCGACCCGTATAGCGTTCTCGACGCCGACGGCCGCCTCGAAGACGAAGCCGCGATGTCGTACTTCTCGGACGATCTTCTCCGAGAACTATACGAGGACGTCAAACTCGCGCGACAGTACGACCGCCGGGCGGTGTCCCTCCAGCGACAGGGTCGGATGGGAACGTACCCACCGATGTACGGACACGAGGGAGCGCAGGTGGCGAGCACGCACGCTCTCGACGACTCCGACTGGCTCTTCCCGAGCTACCGAGAGAACGGGGCGGTCATCACGAGAGGCGTCGACATCAGCCGAAACCTCATGAACTGGATGGGCCATCCCGCCGGAAAATCGTACTCCGAGGTGGAGAACGTCTTCCCGCTCGCGAACCCGATCGCGACGCAACTCCCGCACGCCACCGGCGTCGCCTGGGCGTCGAAGCTGGCCGGTGACGAACTGGCGGCCCTGTGCCACTTCGGCGATGGGGCGACGAGCGAGGGCGACTTCCACGAGGCGATGAACTTCGCTGGCGTCTTCGACGTGCCTGCAGTCTTCTTCTGCAACAACAACCAGTGGGCCATCTCCGTCCCGCGCGAACGACAGACGGCGTCGGCAACGATCGCCCAGAAGGCGGCAGCGTACGGCTTCGACGGCGTGCGCGTCGATGGAATGGATCCGCTCGCGGTCTACGTCGTCACGCACGACGCACTCGCGAAGGCCAAGCGATCGGACGGCACGGAGCCCCGACCCACGTTGATCGAGGCCGAGCTGTATCGTCTGGGTGCGCACTCGACGTCCGACGACCCCGGCGTCTATCGCGACGAATCTCAGACCGAAGCGTGGAAGGAGAAGGACCCTCTGTCGCGACTCGAGTCGTTCCTGCGGCGAACTGGCCGGATCGACGATGAGGCCATCGATGCCATCGAGGCGAAGAACCGACGCCGGATCGACGACGCGATCGACGTCGCCGAAGCGTTCGAATCGACTCCCGACGAGATATTCGAGGAGGTATACGAGGAACTGACGTCGAGACTGGAGGCGCAGTCCACGGAATTGTCTGACTTACTGGAGCAGTTGGACTTCCCGGACACGGACCACTGA
- a CDS encoding prephenate dehydratase domain-containing protein — protein MNGQSPIVTLGPEGTYSSRVARAIDDRVRFQDTVTEIIASLDDGAFERAVIPIETGIEGSVTESLDALSEASVAVTRELVAPIDYAILGQHDQLETIASHPKAIAHFESTIQDGYPDVNTTAVSSTVRGVERAIEDSDVGAVAHPSTASKDPSIRILDEVQARETDVTRFFVLGPVKERSDVGTKSSLIVYPSRDGPGILVDLLRCFATHDINIARVDARPSGKRLGDYVIHVDFEAGYYEQRTKDAIAELNEQIRTEWVQSLGSYDVDEIAI, from the coding sequence ATGAACGGACAGTCACCGATCGTAACTCTTGGTCCCGAAGGCACGTACTCGTCTCGCGTGGCTCGCGCGATCGACGACCGTGTTCGGTTTCAAGATACCGTCACGGAGATCATCGCCTCGCTCGATGATGGTGCGTTCGAACGGGCTGTGATCCCGATCGAGACCGGCATCGAGGGGAGTGTCACAGAAAGCCTCGACGCCCTCTCGGAGGCTTCGGTAGCGGTGACCAGGGAACTCGTCGCGCCGATCGACTACGCTATACTCGGCCAGCACGACCAATTGGAAACGATCGCCAGCCACCCCAAGGCAATCGCACACTTTGAATCGACCATCCAGGACGGATACCCCGACGTCAACACAACTGCAGTCTCCAGTACCGTACGGGGTGTCGAACGGGCGATAGAAGACTCCGACGTCGGTGCGGTTGCTCACCCGAGCACCGCGAGCAAAGACCCATCAATCAGGATCCTCGACGAGGTCCAAGCACGCGAGACCGACGTCACCAGGTTCTTCGTTCTCGGACCCGTGAAAGAACGATCGGACGTCGGAACGAAGTCCTCACTGATCGTGTATCCCTCCAGAGACGGACCCGGAATTCTCGTCGACCTCCTTCGCTGCTTCGCCACCCATGACATCAACATCGCGCGCGTCGACGCACGACCCAGCGGCAAACGCCTCGGCGACTACGTCATCCACGTCGATTTCGAGGCCGGCTACTACGAGCAACGGACGAAAGACGCGATCGCGGAGTTGAACGAGCAGATCCGAACCGAGTGGGTGCAGTCGCTCGGTTCGTACGACGTCGATGAGATCGCGATCTGA